A portion of the Bacteroidota bacterium genome contains these proteins:
- the mltG gene encoding endolytic transglycosylase MltG produces the protein MSRKKRKKKNRVRKRRTGLLIFIGLLLVGGLLLGLGGYLYLYTPSMKPKQQPQLLYLHTDTQLDSLIPILEEAGLQNPGRFRTLAGLMHLEKAKAGRYALKPGLHNRALIRMLRAGLQEPVRLSFISHRTLDEWAQTVAPRFRFSKAELQAALKDPRLLDSLGANPQTLPAYFIPDTYQLYWTTSAKNLVLRMKKEYDRYWTPQRQAQAEALGLTPIEVMTLASIVQAETNRNSEKARVAGVYLNRLRKGMRLEADPTVKFALGDFALKRILKRHIEATEDNPYNTYRHTGLPPGPINLPEKSSIEAVLGAEQHAYYYFCASAQKVGYHTFSRTLAEHNQAARAYHAWLNDQRIFE, from the coding sequence ATGAGCCGAAAAAAGCGCAAAAAGAAGAACCGGGTTCGGAAAAGAAGAACCGGGCTACTCATTTTCATTGGCCTGCTGCTAGTGGGGGGCCTTTTGCTGGGGCTAGGCGGCTATCTGTATCTGTACACACCCAGCATGAAGCCCAAGCAGCAGCCACAGCTGCTCTACCTGCACACAGATACCCAGCTAGACAGCCTGATACCCATACTGGAGGAAGCAGGCCTGCAAAACCCGGGCCGGTTCCGCACCCTGGCTGGCCTAATGCACCTGGAGAAAGCAAAGGCAGGACGCTATGCGCTGAAGCCCGGCCTGCACAACCGGGCCCTGATACGCATGCTGCGGGCAGGACTACAGGAACCTGTTCGACTCAGCTTCATCAGCCACCGCACCCTGGACGAGTGGGCACAGACGGTAGCCCCCCGATTTCGCTTCAGCAAGGCGGAACTACAGGCTGCACTGAAAGATCCCCGACTGCTGGATTCGCTGGGGGCAAACCCGCAGACCCTACCGGCCTACTTTATACCCGACACCTACCAGCTGTACTGGACTACCAGCGCCAAAAACCTGGTGCTGCGCATGAAGAAAGAGTATGACCGCTACTGGACCCCCCAACGCCAGGCACAGGCCGAAGCCCTGGGGCTAACGCCCATAGAGGTGATGACGCTAGCCAGCATTGTACAGGCCGAAACCAACCGAAACAGCGAGAAAGCCCGTGTGGCCGGGGTGTACCTGAACCGCCTGCGCAAGGGCATGCGCCTGGAGGCCGACCCCACCGTGAAGTTTGCCCTGGGCGACTTTGCCCTCAAGCGCATACTCAAGCGACATATAGAAGCCACCGAAGATAACCCCTACAATACCTACCGGCACACAGGCCTGCCACCCGGGCCCATTAACCTGCCCGAGAAAAGCAGCATCGAGGCTGTACTGGGGGCCGAGCAGCACGCGTATTATTACTTCTGTGCCAGTGCCCAAAAGGTAGGCTACCACACCTTTAGCCGCACCCTGGCAGAGCACAACCAGGCTGCACGTGCCTACCACGCCTGGCTGAACGATCAGCGAATATTTGAGTAA
- a CDS encoding SpoIIE family protein phosphatase has translation MKRTIDYIINIGAYAHLAEYQRRKVRLTNSIMLALLAITLVIEVMEWVLGQTHDYPLLRGLVVAIPCFILNRYGHHLVARWLLSVCPTALSANSVAYVTPASLPIPIGIPLILSFTILPTVLFDAREWKHMSAALLLNAAVFLGFHHYRAYFEADEINFDPVGSTKFIITRHIIDGLSVATLFICLSRLVWINYKAENRISHILESTEEQNEELKQSLSIINDQAEHITAGIEYARKLKNALLPHDNLLARFPPDSFVYYQPREVVGGDFFWLHEAKDGYYLAVADCTGHGVPGAMLAALGLSLINQEVAVKQQTNPAKILESLHLDIQEALSQDEQYATAHDGMDIALVHLDLAQKKLTYSGANRPLWLVSKGKVQEIKPTKRGLGGKFLQDVEFELHSFSFKGYSALYLFTDGITDQLSSLDGKKFTQAGLQKLIEEQLQGKPAAVQLNLLEQHIRTWKGTYAQQDDMLLMGISLA, from the coding sequence GTGAAGAGAACAATAGACTATATCATCAATATAGGCGCCTATGCACACCTGGCGGAGTATCAGCGCAGAAAAGTGCGGCTGACAAACTCCATCATGCTGGCACTACTGGCCATAACCCTGGTGATTGAGGTAATGGAGTGGGTGCTGGGGCAAACGCATGATTATCCACTTCTGCGGGGCCTTGTCGTGGCTATTCCTTGCTTTATCCTCAACCGGTATGGCCACCACCTTGTAGCACGCTGGCTGCTTTCGGTTTGTCCTACCGCGCTTAGCGCAAATAGTGTGGCTTATGTAACCCCCGCAAGCCTGCCCATCCCGATCGGCATACCGCTCATTCTCTCCTTCACCATTCTGCCCACGGTTCTGTTCGATGCACGAGAATGGAAGCACATGAGCGCCGCGCTGCTGCTGAACGCAGCCGTTTTCCTGGGCTTTCATCACTATCGTGCCTACTTCGAGGCCGACGAAATAAACTTTGATCCAGTAGGTTCTACCAAGTTTATTATTACCCGGCACATCATCGATGGGCTAAGTGTTGCCACCCTGTTTATCTGTCTCTCGCGCCTGGTATGGATAAACTACAAGGCCGAGAATAGAATAAGCCACATACTGGAATCCACGGAGGAACAGAATGAGGAGCTAAAGCAAAGCCTAAGCATCATAAACGACCAGGCTGAGCACATAACCGCCGGAATAGAGTATGCCAGAAAACTGAAGAACGCCCTATTGCCGCACGACAACCTGCTAGCCCGCTTTCCGCCCGATTCCTTTGTGTACTACCAGCCCCGAGAGGTAGTAGGCGGAGATTTTTTCTGGCTACACGAGGCAAAAGACGGATACTACCTGGCCGTGGCAGACTGCACAGGCCATGGCGTACCGGGGGCCATGCTGGCAGCGCTGGGCCTAAGCCTCATAAACCAGGAAGTGGCCGTAAAACAACAGACTAACCCCGCCAAGATACTGGAAAGCCTGCACCTGGACATACAGGAGGCGCTAAGCCAGGACGAGCAGTATGCTACGGCACACGACGGGATGGATATTGCGCTCGTACACCTGGATCTGGCACAGAAAAAACTAACCTACAGTGGGGCAAACAGGCCGCTATGGCTAGTGAGCAAAGGAAAAGTGCAAGAGATAAAGCCCACTAAGCGGGGCTTGGGCGGAAAATTCCTTCAGGACGTTGAATTTGAGCTACACAGCTTCTCCTTCAAGGGCTATAGTGCGCTCTACCTGTTTACAGATGGGATAACAGACCAGCTGAGCAGCCTGGATGGCAAAAAATTTACCCAGGCCGGACTGCAAAAGCTGATAGAGGAACAGCTACAGGGCAAACCGGCAGCCGTGCAACTAAACCTGCTGGAGCAGCACATCCGAACCTGGAAAGGCACCTACGCGCAGCAGGACGACATGCTGCTAATGGGCATTTCGCTGGCCTAA